Proteins from one Proteiniborus sp. DW1 genomic window:
- a CDS encoding Rrf2 family transcriptional regulator — MKLSTKGRYGLKAMFELALHYGEGPVALRNIAESQDISEHYLEQLIAVLRKNGLATSVRGAQGGYLLSDNPKNITVGDVIRALEGDIAPSECVRDENTGKCIKEDYCVTKNVWIKIRNSINDVIDSITLQDMVDDFIRTNGKKGYMYYI; from the coding sequence ATGAAGCTTTCGACTAAGGGCAGATATGGGCTTAAGGCCATGTTTGAGTTAGCTCTTCATTATGGAGAAGGTCCTGTGGCACTAAGAAATATAGCTGAAAGTCAAGATATATCTGAGCATTACTTAGAGCAATTAATTGCAGTGCTAAGAAAGAATGGCTTAGCTACTAGTGTGAGGGGGGCTCAAGGTGGTTATTTGCTTAGTGATAACCCTAAGAATATTACAGTAGGAGATGTTATAAGAGCATTAGAAGGTGATATTGCGCCTTCGGAATGTGTACGTGACGAAAATACTGGAAAATGTATTAAAGAAGATTATTGTGTCACTAAGAATGTTTGGATAAAAATTAGAAATAGTATTAATGATGTAATTGATTCTATTACATTACAAGATATGGTTGATGATTTTATAAGAACTAATGGAAAGAAAGGATACATGTATTATATTTAG